The following nucleotide sequence is from Acyrthosiphon pisum isolate AL4f chromosome A2, pea_aphid_22Mar2018_4r6ur, whole genome shotgun sequence.
tgtttttcacggcgcttttaaaaattactgggaatgttgacctccctaatgcaccaacaatattcacttttccatcgaacaagatactgaagttgataatcgaagcattatttcgactatttatcgTATACATAGAcacaaggaaaaaaaaacacacatcactgtaaaatcaatacattcatcgttccgctcagaatctaaaatatgtgtttaatatttaatggtgcgatatgaatgtattgattttatcatGATGCGAGTTTTTTTTTGGTGTCTGAAGACACTACTACTTTACTTTCTAGTACTTAGACAAAATGCGCTGATCATCAACTTTGATAGGGacttatttgatatttctgatagtaaattgtatttagtttgtTCTTTAgttggtaaaaagtaaaaatgtattgaatataatctagaaaaaatgattgtattattataataattgttttggcAACTGTGGATGATAAAAAGTTAGACcattcagaatcattttttatttttatttgtaatattttgtatacaatgatttatcattgaattcaagtttaatacatttattacagtgATCTACTCAATATAACTCGATACCTACCCATACTGTACCTACAGCAGAGTGGTTACctattttgttatacattttacctgtaattaaaaataataataatttgtaaataaataaaaaaattaaagtatgtaGAATTTGTTGCTGGGTATATGCAACTGCATCTTATTAAACTTAAACACCCCGTGCTTACGCCTTTATGtagttcaaagttcaaataacATTTCTTCTTTCTTATAACCAGtagaatatttaacattaattagttattgttaAAACTTTTACCCACTAAaatccaaaatttaaatttgtgactAAACCGATTGTTAGATGATGTGAAATCTTGGTTTGGATGTTCAAAATTCGTCGACTCGTAATTACTAAGTAGTTTATCTGTCTAAGAATATAGAAAACAGAATATCAGCTAATAAGGCTTAAGAATACAAATAGGTATCTAGGTACATGATAGTACCCTATTAGAAAACGCAAATCGTATAGCTGTTATCTCTGATTGGCGTACACATATATTTTCAATGGGTGGGGTtacataaaaaagttatataatatattattgtgtaacaacattttttaaattgtactcattttatttatccatacgtaggtatatagcaCGATTAAAGATGGTCTTTAATACTATTACCAACTATTAATACTTGCACAGTACACTTGTATACGagaatagagaataatattaaaatttaaaagtaataattatacaatagatACTAGGAAGTAGGGACATATGAGCTATATTAATTAGTGGGTAATTAATGaggtataccatattatactatagacttatctcattttataatacattttattacttctATACACGATTATAATCGCGcttctatacaatttaatctGATCTGTGCATCAACATAGGCGCTATTGCGCAAACGCACCAAGCACATTATCAATCATAGAAAATTGAGAAAGATAAGAATAggaggtaatttattaattgtaccaCCAACGAATAATAGTATTTTGTactgtaatttatatagatGTCGAAGACGAGCAGCCTGGTACTTGGTAGTGATAACGCACGTAGTCgaacaaagaataataattattagtttttctgTATTATGCTCATATTAATCGTCCCACCAAGACACCAACACTACTTTCACTTTCAACCACCAGCGATCAACCTCGTACAAACAGTGGCGCTCAAACAGGCGCGTTTGCTGCTGGATCAGTCTAGTGGTGTGCAAAGGTTATCACCGTAGGTGACCCGTCGGACTAAACGGTATACTGGTATAAACCGCGTATGCCTGTAAtgtgttgttattgttgttgttgttttaacaACTGtacacttattaattattattaacaattaacatgtCACagcgttaaatattaattgttggaaTATTGCATATTTCCCTACTCTCCTGTGAAAGTGTGAAAACGCGTCACCGCGATCCCGTCCGGTCGTGCCGTATTCCCCTGCCGTCCAGTCATCTATTAGTGTTGTCCGGCAGTGCGTTCTCGTCCGTCAGTCtcagtcagtcagtcagtcGGTCAGTCGGTCGGTCGTTTTCTCaattctcattattattatattaacgtcATAGATGTGGTCGCGCACTGCACCACCTGCAGCCCAAACGACGGCCGTGAAAATTAGTGTGGCGGCGGCAGCATCGAAGGCAACAGCAACGGCAGCGGCAGCTATGACCTCCGTACCTCGGAGGTGCCGAACGTGCGTCGCGACCAGCTGAAACCCGACACCCGCTGCGGTACGATATTTTACGCGACCGCCGTGCGTGTGCGTATTCCGCGAGCGAGTACACTACGtcggataaaatataataataaggacAATACCTATTAGTATATTACGACCAGTTGCAGCGGTGGCGGTTGTCGTCTCGCTCCCACCGGTGCAGTGATACTATCTTAGCGCGTGCTATATCGTCGTTCGCGGGTTTTCGTCGAACGTCGAAGCGATAGAGGCGACGAAACACGCAAGTACCTTCTTCTGTGGTCTGCGGCTGGAGATCGGCGATTGTAAAGGTATGTACCCTACGTGCTGCTTACGGCAGTAGTCAAGCGGATGTGTATAGTTGTAGTAAGTACAGCGTGGGAACAGGTCCGAAATCGAGGCGAACTCTTGACGGCCTGTCACATAGTCATGCGGTTGTATAATGATTGTAGTGCGCCTCGATTGGTGGCTCACAATGTCGATGCacttctaatttttattaatttttcgctATCGTGACATTTTGTTCGCAGCACCCCTCAATATGGGCCTcctgttttcaaaaatatggaGTTACTTCGGCACCGAaggtaaatgtttttaaacgcCGTCACCATATGACCGTCGATTCAGGtgtctaataattttatgtttttgtattgtCGCAGAGCACAAAATTGTCATCATTGGCCTGGACAATGCGGGTAAAACTACCATATTGTATCAGTTCCTAATGAATGAAGTCGTACATACTTCACCGACTATTGGCTCAAACGTTGAAGAAGTTATATGGAACAACATACATTTCATAATGTGGGATCTGGGTGGACAGCAGTCCCTCAGAGCTGCTTGGTCCACCTACTATTGCAACACTGAGGTATACATTAAGCCATACAAGCCATAAACTCCGCTTTCAATCTtgagataattttaataacatgtaAATATTTGTCATAGGTGAGTAGgtgtttataatgttaaatttctattgtaattacaatagtaggtataatcatgtttttaagataggtattaagaggatgctactcATGCAATTTTTGACTTTGTCATACACACATATGAGTTTATgatataacaaattttcattCACTGGTTTCAATAGAGTgcttttagttttgatattgagtgaattgacctttaagaggatgctacacacagTGCCGCAACTAGCTGGAGGACAAGCAAATGGGACTCCTTTTCACTTAAGTGGGGCCCCCCCAAAACACAAAATGCCTTTAAGAGGGCCCCCACAATAAAATTTGCACTAGGGCCCCACAAAGCCTAGTTGCGGCACTGGCTACACATGCATTTTTTATCTTCATCTCATGaacgtacaacaataataaaaatgcttaagcacagataatgttcttacctaaaagtttaataataggtcaataTTGTTGTATGTTTGTAAGATGCAGATAATAAATGCacgggtagcatcctcttaaagaTCACTAATAATagcttactaaaaaaaaatgttaggtgTTTAGAACAGCAAGATTACGAAGATAAGTTATAGACATTTCAGTTTTATCTACTAAAACTAAGTAtatatcagaaaaatattttaaacttattgtaCGTGCTgcaatttcatttaatatacctaGCGCAAGTTAACTTAATTTAAGAGGTACCTTAcaaatctatttataataaataaggttGTAAAACTGTATTTTCATAGGAATCACagtagattataaaaataattattcctataATCTACCGTAATAGGAATAAAAGAAacctaaaatttcaaatatttgtgtaactatttaaatatttatttaattatgttcaaTCCTTATGTTAGAAATAAACAAAAGTTTCAGGACatgtttttagtacctatatgtatatttagtaCTCGCCAACttactaaaatacatatatcaACAAatcttttaaaacaataaaatcatttacaGTTTGGtagtattgtaaattgtaatccattttaatataggtaatgtattttaaattttaattaatatgttacttttattcaaaaaactattcaaaaatatttcaaatttggtGTCATAAACTTTTGTATGATTttgatgttaaatatataatttgtgtattctaaatatttacatttacgatgaaaaaatggttttatacattttttaataaatttttatgttcaaaaaaacagtaatttttgttattacattaggtacttacattttttttttaattcttacttaagtgcaatttatatattattcaatttgctaaatcatttataaattctaattgtTGATTAAACAATAGTCAGATCAAACACATGTATAggttacaatttatttactaatttggTTGCTAgccagaatatattattatataattttatacatcatcattatataacacaatatccTAGTTATGGATGCCATTTTTTCTCTTTGTGGTTGatctaactattatttaataattgctatatctaatcaattaataaatgtgtGATTAAATTAGGTACTGATTACCCAATTATATTTGACCTTgtcatactttataaaatttttaaaaagggaTCAAGACTCAAGAGtgatagaataaatatttaggaGCTGTGCATTTGACCttcatttatatcatattaaattcaGGAAGTGTTGAAGAAAACTTGttctatactaaataatattttatatttaaattataatagtttaagtaggtatttatgcACTAATGCTTTTATACTGACTAGCATAATAATTACATGTTAacttatagtattatttgtaATGAAAGGTAAAATTAAGGTACATTCTACCATTGAGCATACAGTAATCCCTCGTTATCCGCGAAAATTACGTTCCAGCAAACCTGCGCGGATAACGAGaccataaattaatgtaaaaaaggaggttatgtttaattttttttaattttaaaaatcaattaataattttttaattcgtacaactatgtaatttatttataatcaatattgattatttattattatctatataaacatattaagaaAGATGGAAAAAATTAGTAATAGATGTTTGCTTCcttttattttctacatttttgcGAAGTTCTTCGTATGGAACCAACAATTCTTGGATTCCTCTTTTGAATTTTAATGCTCTTTCAGTTAGTGGATCTGTCTCAAGAACTCTCAGTCGGTTGGTTTGCCAATGAAAAAACCTCATTGATCGATTTTGAGGAAAAATTCAACTTCACGGGCTCTTCTTCTTCGTCATCCTGGTTAGATTGATTTGGTTTGTTTTGGATTGCGGTAATTTCTTCCAGCTCCTCCAATGTAAGCTCCTGATCATAGTTATTCATCATTTATGCTATGTCGTCTCTATTTATCTCATCAAAACCTTCTACGTCCCGAGCAATTCCTACAATTTGATTCACAGTGGTGCTCAGATCGTCAATTTTATCGACAAACACAACTTCCGGCCATAACTTTCGCCAACAAGCGTTTTTTAGTGGAGGGTTGAACTTTGTCAAGTGATTCTTTGATGTTGACAAGACATTCAACGatgttataatttttccatCCTTGTGTGACAGTTAGTTCTGGATCTTCTTCCAtgctttttaataaacattggaAAGTTTGTCTTACGTAATAGGCCTTTAAAGCTGCAATCACCCCTTGATCTAATGGTTGAAGAAGTGAGGTGGTATTTGGAGGCAAAAACATGACTTTAGAATGCTGACAGTGTTCGTGTAataacggtaaaacgttattcgcaatcgtattaataatttgttatcgtGGACCCGACCGCGGATAATCGAAACAGCGGATAACGAGGGATGACTGTATCTTAAGGTTTATGatcgattaattttaaaacatgaaaatcaaaattgtttatgatttgtttataaaaaatatccaaatgAAATACTCGTATATTTATCAACTGAGTTGAAATTGTATCTGTTTCAAATATGTTGTAATAAACAGTAGTAGATACTTAATGATATTCCATGTATATTTGTTTCAGTTTGTGATAGTGGTCATTGACTCAACAGATCGCAGTCGTCTGGATTTGAGTCGTGAAGAACTTTATAAAGTGTTAAACAATGATGAACTATCTTCAGCTGCGATTCTTGTTTATGCCAACAAACAAGACATGAAAGGTGCATTAACTGCTGCAGAGATCAGTAAACATTTAAACCTGACTTCCATTAAGAAACAACAGTGGCATATCCAAGCTTGTTGTGCGTTGACTGGTGAAGGGTAGGTGATtacattgttaatattgtaatataacttttaaaaaatgttgatactaTTTATCTTGCAGATTGTATCAAGGGCTAGAATGGATATGCAGTCAATTGAAGAACAAATAAACgcttttgttgttattatttttttatatgataattaaaaaaattctttttgtaGATAatcaaatgtgtaaaaaatatattaatcaaagtaagtataaattattgaaatatattaaaaataaaatgtatatataattttaaagttaaaataattaataactattctgtataatttgtttgtttgtttgtttgtttttttttacaatttctgGTTGAGTTGTGCTATTTAAATGTCTGGATGTTATATAACCaaggttataaataatataatctaatttgAGCAGGGAAACAATTCAATATATTCTTTGCTTAGGACTTGTGTATCTACAAAACCTTATAAAATCTTGCCAATTACCAATATTCCATATGTCACTTGTACTGGTTGTACTggtgtttatataaaatgtatacttgtcttaatataagttcataattctatttagatataatcattcaaataatataatagggggggggggggacagtGTGGCCCGTGGTTGGAGTCAGTCACCAATGTGTTCTGAGGCCAAGCATCGGTTGGCATTTCCGGTTGGATGATGACCCGGGTTTTAGTGCTGAATCGTCGCACCACATATTCATGTTTCTCAACCCCCCACAATAttctaatggccatagttgcttATTAATGCTTaggatcataaaaaaaaaaaaagaaaaaatacactACTGAATAACCAAACATAAATTCGTGCCTAGAATAAGGTTTATTCATATTTCTTTTttctgaagttcaaattttatctGGACACTTATGGTTTAAACGTAGATAATATGGGTTACacgataaataatttgttttatcagTTTAATTCTTGGGCGGTGATCATCCATTCAAGTATAAACAAGGAGAAGCAGCTTGACAGCAGTACCAGATGGTTTTTGAAATGTTCACAGGTTCACTCTGCTACATCAGCAGACATATATAAGATGAACTTCGAGTTAACAATATTAACGCAATAATGCCGATAGGTACCAACAACAATCAAACTACACAATTTTGAACTTACATATTCAATACTCGCCTGCCTGTAGTGGTTTAAAATAgactgtataatattcaatcttTACAACAAAACATTTCTGAAATCCTTACATTAGTCTACTCTATCTGagaacattacaatattagttaggtatgtGGAACAACAAAATAAAGTCAATATAGTTGAAATGAGGatactacctataattatattatattagtccgTGATTTTGATATAAGTTGTAGCACGGTTATCTAAATTCAGACAATAAGcgaacaaattcaaatttttaaaaaaaataaaattggactTCTGggagtatatttatttttcttccgCTTATAGGTTTAAATTTAAGCACAAAAAAAATCTACcctttttcaaaatcattcaGAATCAGtggctcaaacagggatttttagATTTACGTCGTGCCctggatcagctagtatatataatattagttatcatttaaatttaaatttaacacaatccattacagtgacccacttgtgacctactgtacagcagaggtATATAAcagaattattcaattatattatgtagaatagtactatagtaggATGGAGGCAAGTAGTTGTTGCGGAAATGGATCTAAATGGCCTGTAAAAGCCAATGAAGAAGAAGAAGTACTGTAGTAGCCACTATACTATAGTTGGTGAGTACAATTGAAAATAAGGTACTGTTATAATAGTTCATTGAATTTTCATATAGCTGGTATTTAATAACCTGTAGGATTTTACCTCTTAGGCCACGATGAAGTTCTTCATTTATTAGGTTTTctaatgtattgtaataataaataattgaaaaaaaaacaaaaaaatatcctgtacctacctattttatttttacgtattgtGTATtcacctataaaaatattaaatatatcatgtcGGTTAAtcagtacatataatatagctgtCATATTTAGTGTTTTAGTATTATTAGCTTATAGCTAGCTATatctaatacatatttaattgaattcacTTGGTCATCACAAATTTGGTACGCCAGCGTATCTGAAATTCTCAATCCAACATTCGTTTACGAAGCGTCTGATTTTGAAAAAACCTTTGTCACCCCAAGAAGTTCCCCATGAATTAGCTAGCAACCAGAACGCTTGTCCTCCTTCCAAACCCCATCCGATCATCCGAACCGACAACAGTCCCAAATAATCACCGGTGACATGGTGGTAAACacctgttttaaaaataaaaaataggtacatttaatactttaataattcgcttgaccataatattatctaatatattattatttttcattagttattacttattaggtaggtactcatcaTTAGGTAACGACTGCAGGGTTGggaataaaatcattattctagATATCTGCAGACAAGGCCGTATCTAGAAAAaattttcggggggggggggggtgtccaaaacatgtatattgtaattttattgaatttagattttgacttttgatatttggttaaaaataagacaGAAAAAgatttaatcttattttattaaaatataataaaatcaaataaacaaaattactttaacATTTTGTCAccttaatatactatacaaatatgaaatataaaattaagaaataaaaaaaaaaaatgcacaaatacaaatcatattattttaaactaataatatgttcCTATCTTTTTGAAGAGCAAACTGGTTTAACACTTCATCGGGATTAACCGTAACATCTCTGTGGACACTTAATAGAGCTAGTCCAGTTAGTATTTCTTGTCCCGCAGagttttgtaaaaatgtctTGACACGTTTTAATGTCGAAAAAGGTCGTTCGAGAGTTGCTGTAGAAACCGGTAGTGTAGCtagtacttttaataaaaatgaatatttggaAAACGTTCaggattacaataatttaatgcttCTACAGCTGTATGTGGACGATATACATCTTTGAAAGctatccattttattttccacaaTTTTAGTTCTGAAGGTAATgtgtcaacatttataaaatctgaatataaactaaaatctgaTTCTAAAATTGGAGATTTCAAACACattttaggtattaataaatacaaagaagataaaatgttgttaatcgTCGCTGACCCCCGACCAGCATCGACAGTGGTCGTTGTCCATCAATAATAAACAATCTATTATTAGCATAGACGTCAGATTTCTATGTAATATACGCGCGTTGGTATAGAAGtctgtgattattattattagacgctataatattttcatatgatattatgatataaaactaaaaacagtcAATAATTAATTGGAGCTTAAGTCATTTttgactgaaaatatttttatgttggtacctattaaaaataaataattattttaaacatttgtaaaatattgaagaaaTTTCAGGGGGGTCCAGACACCCTAAACCCCCCAGGATACAGCCTTGTCTGCAGAACTCATCTGGATTCCGAAATCCGGATAATAATAGGCAAGTTAATTTAACTCACCAGTCACCATACGTTATTTTTAACCGAGTTAGATGTACCTAGGctgtttaaacaaaatattgaaacacaagggaatattatatttgttaaaataatataatattggcaatAAGTAagacaagtaggtacctacatacttaatacttatgcaCTTTTAAAGgttgttaattaattacaaaataatatagaaaaataggTTTGCGTGGAAAACGTAAAtgtcgtaatataatatgtacctacattatatacctagattatagcctataggtaagtaaataattaatataatatattagtatgttaCGTAGGTATTGCGTAATATACGAGTACTTAGGTAGTTAGTTAcctatgtattacctatattgtagtattttatttataatttataccagaTTTGTAAGCGAGAAAATCTTCGTAAACTCGCATCGTGACTACGTACGGGCCATGTTTCCTCAGGTTTTTCCTCGCTGAACACCCGTCGAACGTAAAAACTTTCTTGGCTGTCaagaacaacaaa
It contains:
- the LOC100166639 gene encoding ADP-ribosylation factor-like protein, with translation MGLLFSKIWSYFGTEEHKIVIIGLDNAGKTTILYQFLMNEVVHTSPTIGSNVEEVIWNNIHFIMWDLGGQQSLRAAWSTYYCNTEFVIVVIDSTDRSRLDLSREELYKVLNNDELSSAAILVYANKQDMKGALTAAEISKHLNLTSIKKQQWHIQACCALTGEGLYQGLEWICSQLKNK